The following proteins are encoded in a genomic region of Triticum dicoccoides isolate Atlit2015 ecotype Zavitan chromosome 1B, WEW_v2.0, whole genome shotgun sequence:
- the LOC119344500 gene encoding uncharacterized protein LOC119344500: MRRPLGACGSRSSPAAAFLLVAAAICAQFATGLADDASKDESKGHTGQTVLFVLLGIGAAGLLSFFLFKYWQKKKREEQHARLLKLFEEDDDIEVELGLRD; this comes from the exons ATGAGACGGCCGCTCGGCGCATGCGGCAGCAGATCCAGCCCGGCCGCTGCTTTCCTCCTGGTCGCCGCCGCGATCTGCGCCCAGTTCGCCACAG GACTAGCTGATGATGCATCTAAAGACGAGTCAAAAGGTCACACTGGCCAAACAGTTTTGTTTGTCCTGCTAGGAATTGGTGCAGCCGGTCTGTTGTCATTCTTCCTTTTCAAGTATTGgcagaagaagaaaagagaggaaCAACATGCACGGCTGCTGAAGTTATTTGAAGAGGATGATGACATTGAGGTCGAGCTTGGTCTTAGAGATTGA